CGCTATGGCGCCGCCATCGAGCCCGGCATGGTGGTGTTGACCGGCGGCATCACGGAAGCGATTCATGTCCACCCGGGCGATCGCGTCCAAATCGCGTTTGCGGGCATGGGTTCATTGGAACTGAATGTAACGGAGTGAGGAGGACGACACGTGCCGCTTGTCCAGGTGACCATGGTGGAAGGGCGCTCGCCCGAACAAAAGCGCGCGCTCATCGAAAAAGTGACGGACGCAGTGGTGGACACCCTCGGCGCGAAGCGGGAGACGGTGCGCGTCATCCTTTACGAGGTGCCGAAGAGCCACTGGGGCGTTGGCGGCGTATCCAAGGCGGACCAGGATAGCGGGCAGGGTGACCCACGATGACCGGTTCGGGCGGAGCCGTCGACGTGCATACGCATTTTTTGCCGAGCGAGGTGCTCGACGTTCTCCAACGCGAGTCCCGCGTGCATATCGCGCTGGAGCGCCGCGATCCGACCAAAGAGCCGTTTTTGACGGTCGAGGGAAGGTGGTCGTTTGAGCTGAAGCGCGCGTTCGTCGACTTCGACGCGTTCGCCGCTGCCAACCGGGAGGCGGGCATCCGCTTGGCCCTGGTCTCACCTGTGCCTCAGCTCTTCGTGTACCATCTCCCGGCCGAGATCGGCAGGCTCGTGGCCGAGGTCTACAACGACGCGCTGCATCAAGTACTTGTGCCTCATGGACAGATGTTCCGCCCGCTCGCCACACTGCCGCTCGCGGATCCGCAAGCCGCCGCCAAGGAACTCGAGCGGCGGCTGGACCAGGGATTTGTGGGCGCCATTGTCGGTCCCGGCGTGGGGGAGGCGCTCATCGGCGACGAAGCGTTCTGGCCCG
This is a stretch of genomic DNA from Alicyclobacillus vulcanalis. It encodes these proteins:
- a CDS encoding 4-oxalocrotonate tautomerase, translated to MPLVQVTMVEGRSPEQKRALIEKVTDAVVDTLGAKRETVRVILYEVPKSHWGVGGVSKADQDSGQGDPR
- a CDS encoding amidohydrolase family protein codes for the protein MTGSGGAVDVHTHFLPSEVLDVLQRESRVHIALERRDPTKEPFLTVEGRWSFELKRAFVDFDAFAAANREAGIRLALVSPVPQLFVYHLPAEIGRLVAEVYNDALHQVLVPHGQMFRPLATLPLADPQAAAKELERRLDQGFVGAIVGPGVGEALIGDEAFWPVWEVLDARRAVLFLHPLLHADPRAARLMLPNLIGVPWETTLAATHLVLSGLLDRYPRARVLLAHGGGFLPYQLGRIEKGYEVWPQVRAKLQDRPTAYLRRMFYDNVLWSDAALRLLRDVAGDERVLPGSDYPFDLCAWPPKEGADLGALVDLRSGGA